A stretch of Paracoccus sp. MA DNA encodes these proteins:
- a CDS encoding chorismate mutase, with translation MSRSEPELPPNSAMPELRARIDALDARLVALLAERSALIDEAARIKARENLPARIDSRVEEVAANARRLAAAQGLDPDLAERLWRVMMEHFIAQEDRVLSSPRRG, from the coding sequence ATGAGCCGATCCGAACCCGAACTGCCGCCGAATTCCGCCATGCCTGAATTGCGTGCGCGCATCGACGCGCTGGATGCGCGGCTGGTGGCGCTTCTGGCGGAGCGCTCGGCGCTGATCGACGAGGCGGCACGGATCAAGGCGCGCGAGAACCTGCCCGCCCGGATCGACAGCCGCGTCGAAGAGGTCGCTGCCAATGCCCGCCGCCTCGCTGCCGCCCAGGGGCTGGATCCTGATCTGGCCGAGCGGCTCTGGCGAGTGATGATGGAGCATTTCATCGCGCAGGAGGACCGGGTCCTTTCCTCGCCGAGAAGGGGCTAG